In Desulfosudis oleivorans Hxd3, the DNA window AATGGCCCCATACCTTTCGCCGGGGCTCGTTTAAGGCCTGCTGCCCCCAATAGGTCATGACCGGATAATCCTTTGCCCCCAGCTGCAGGTCTTTCTTCTCCTGGGGCAGCCGTTCGTGGAGTTCCAGTTCCGACTCGGATATGATCATCTCATTGGGGTCGACCATGACGTCCCCTCCGGGAACATTCAGGCTGTTGGTCAACGCCCGCAGGATACCCTGGCAGCGCAGGGCGGAAGTGCTGTTTACCTGCTGGTCGGTAGCACATGTCCAGGGAATAATGGCCGGTGTGTTGGTGGCATACATGATGGCGGCATCACGGATTTGACCCGCGGGAACGCCCGTGATTTGAGACACCCGATCCAGCGGGTATTGCCTTGCTCTTTGTTTGAGTTCATCAAACCCCACACACCATCGTGATACGAATTTCTTATTGTACAGCTCTTCTTCAATAATAACGTTGATCCAGCCCAGGGACATGGCCGCGTCCGTGCCTGCCCGTAACTGCAGGTGAATGTCGGCCATTTTAGCGCAATGACTCTTTCTCGGGTCCAGAACAATCAGCTTGGCGCCTCTGGCCCTGGCCGCTTTCAGACGATAGTATTCACCTGCCCAGGAATTCGGCCGGAGATTATGCCCGAAAAATACCATACATCGGGTCTGTTCATAATCCGGAAAAGGATAACCGCCGCAGGTCATGCTGTTGACGGCAGCTGTATTGCCCATGCAAAGGCTTACACCACTGATGTAATTCGGGCTTCCCAGAAGGTTCATGAACCGCCGGGTCATGCCGCTGCCCACCTGGGTGTTATGTTCCGAGGTGGAGCAGGCAAAGGCTTCCGGTCCGTGTTTATCAACCACCTGTCGGAGTTTTTCTGCGATTTCATCCATGGCCTGTTCCCAGCTGATGCGGGTCCACTGGCCGCCGCCCCTTTCTCCGGTTCGTTTTAAGGGATATAGCAGGCGATTTTCATTGTAATACCATTCAGAGGCCAGCACAGGTTTGCAGCAACGGACGTTGGGCATCATAAGCTGGTCCGCATACCCGCTCAGTTTTTCCAACCGCCCGTCCCTGACATGCGCTTCCAGGCTGCAGGCCTGATCACACATGCTGCAGACGACGTGTTTTTTTTCTAAAGGCATTGTTTCTTCCTTCCGACGTTCAGGCATTGTTGCCGTACTGCTCAATTTCCCTTCCAGCTCACCAGATATTCACATCTTTTGGGCAATGCCAAATCCGGTTCTTTTTCGATCCATTCACCCTCAAGCCCCACTTCTTCTGTAGTCAGCTCAAAATGGCACATTGCGATCCCCATATCAAGGCGCTGCATATCCACACTGCCGGCCAGCTTGTCGTATCCGGGGGAGCGTTGAAGAAAAAAATGAAAGACATTGCCTTGTTTCACGATTCGCCAGGGTTGCTGGTTGGTTGCCGAGGGTGCCAGCCTGACCATTTCCAGGGGTGTTTGATAGGCACCGGCTGCATCGGGTGTTAACTCTTCTTGCCAGCCTCCTTGAAAAAACAGTTCCTTCCAGGGCTTTCTTTTAGCAGAACCCGAACTCAGGCGGGCAATCCTGTCAGCCAGGGCACGGCGTTTTGCCGGATAACCCAACGGGCTGATGGCAGGTATCATTTCATCAGGTGCCAGGCCGATTTTTTCCGCCACCAGGCCCCTGGCAAATGTCAGCCCCATCCAGCAGGTGGCAAGATTCAGGTCGGTGGCACATAGGATTATTTTTTCAAAGATATACGCAAAGTCCTCCATATCC includes these proteins:
- a CDS encoding nitroreductase family protein, whose amino-acid sequence is MDYQSKATDLIRNRCSWRSFGDRAVETEKRNKLDEFIKTLESPLWGNMPRVKLLDMALPGKGRVSGTYGIIKGAGVFLVGAIKPGYRDMEDFAYIFEKIILCATDLNLATCWMGLTFARGLVAEKIGLAPDEMIPAISPLGYPAKRRALADRIARLSSGSAKRKPWKELFFQGGWQEELTPDAAGAYQTPLEMVRLAPSATNQQPWRIVKQGNVFHFFLQRSPGYDKLAGSVDMQRLDMGIAMCHFELTTEEVGLEGEWIEKEPDLALPKRCEYLVSWKGN